One genomic segment of Microbacterium sp. ProA8 includes these proteins:
- a CDS encoding MFS transporter, producing the protein MPSLGELIAPRRLGTDFRWLLASSWTSNLGDGIALAAAPLLIASLTSSPILVAAGAMMQFLPWLLFGLLAGAVADHHDRRRLVMLANGVRALVVLALVVFLLTGNATVWLVLATSFLYGTAEVFADSAGSTLLPMLVKPADLGIGNARMQAGYLVANQLAGPPLGAFLFALGSFWPFVLQVLCVSLAVLLISRIARTPVPEHPESSPGTKVHAIREGLQWLRHNAPVRTLVIIILVFNVTWAAPWGVLVLYATEYLGMGPVGYGALATASALGGFIAIFSFGWLEKHVSFSTLMRVCLSLEVLMHLSFALTTSPAVAFVIMFGFGLYAFVWGTISTTVRQRLVPMELQGRIASVNMVGVFGGLVIGQFIGGVLAQTWGPTAPWWFAFAGSAITLALVWRSISHIAAAKPVLDEKDAKDVATEEEPGAGGLPLPD; encoded by the coding sequence ATGCCCTCGCTCGGCGAACTGATCGCACCACGCCGCCTGGGCACCGATTTCCGGTGGCTCCTCGCGTCCTCGTGGACGAGCAACCTGGGCGACGGCATCGCGCTGGCCGCCGCGCCGCTGCTGATCGCGTCGCTCACGTCGTCCCCGATCCTCGTGGCCGCCGGCGCCATGATGCAGTTCCTGCCGTGGCTGCTGTTCGGCCTGCTCGCCGGTGCCGTCGCCGACCACCACGACCGCCGGCGGCTGGTGATGCTCGCCAATGGCGTGCGGGCGCTCGTCGTGCTCGCCCTGGTGGTGTTCCTCCTCACCGGGAACGCGACCGTCTGGCTCGTGCTGGCGACCAGCTTCCTCTACGGCACCGCCGAGGTGTTCGCCGACTCGGCCGGCAGCACACTGCTGCCGATGCTCGTCAAGCCCGCCGACCTCGGCATCGGCAACGCGCGCATGCAGGCGGGCTACCTCGTCGCGAACCAGCTCGCCGGACCACCTCTCGGCGCGTTCCTGTTCGCCCTCGGCTCGTTCTGGCCGTTCGTGCTGCAGGTGCTGTGCGTGTCGCTGGCGGTGCTCCTGATCTCCCGCATCGCGCGCACGCCCGTCCCCGAGCATCCGGAATCGTCCCCAGGCACCAAGGTGCACGCGATCCGCGAGGGTCTGCAGTGGCTACGCCACAATGCGCCGGTGCGCACGCTGGTGATCATCATCCTGGTCTTCAACGTCACCTGGGCCGCCCCGTGGGGCGTCCTCGTGCTGTATGCCACCGAGTACCTCGGCATGGGGCCGGTCGGCTACGGCGCCCTGGCCACCGCGTCGGCGCTCGGCGGATTCATCGCGATCTTCAGCTTCGGCTGGCTCGAGAAGCACGTGTCGTTCTCGACGCTGATGCGGGTGTGCCTGTCGCTCGAGGTGCTCATGCACCTCTCGTTCGCGCTCACGACCTCGCCCGCCGTGGCCTTCGTCATCATGTTCGGCTTCGGCCTGTACGCCTTCGTGTGGGGGACGATCTCGACCACCGTCCGCCAGCGTCTCGTGCCGATGGAACTGCAGGGCCGCATCGCCTCGGTGAACATGGTGGGGGTCTTCGGCGGACTGGTGATCGGTCAGTTCATCGGCGGGGTCCTCGCCCAGACGTGGGGGCCCACGGCGCCGTGGTGGTTCGCCTTCGCCGGCTCCGCCATCACGCTCGCGCTGGTGTGGCGGTCGATCTCGCACATCGCCGCCGCGAAGCCGGTGCTGGACGAGAAGGACGCGAAGGACGTCGCCACCGAGGAGGAGCCCGGCGCAGGCGGTCTTCCGCTGCCGGACTGA
- a CDS encoding TatD family hydrolase: MSEATTAVPYPAEGSDPSQYVRTREKGSRDVTYPDAPEPLAVPVYDNHAHLEIEDGEVGLSLDEQLQRAGEVGVVGVVQAGGDIESSRWSAWAAASHPRVLAAVAIHPNEAPAYAAAGRLDEALAVIDELAAQPRVRAIGETGLDFFRTGEEGLPAQFESFEAHIGLAKKHGIAMQIHDRDAHDAVLETLARVGAPERTVFHCFSGDDAMARIAAERGYYLSFAGNVTFKNAQNLRDALVVTPRERILVETDAPFLTPIPHRGRPNAPYLVPVTVRFMAAELDVDLDEFCAQVAANTLEAYGSFED; encoded by the coding sequence GTGAGTGAAGCGACCACCGCGGTCCCGTATCCGGCGGAGGGCTCCGACCCCTCGCAGTACGTCCGCACCCGCGAGAAGGGATCGCGGGACGTCACCTACCCCGACGCCCCGGAGCCGTTGGCGGTGCCGGTCTACGACAACCACGCCCACCTCGAGATCGAGGACGGCGAGGTCGGCCTGTCGCTCGACGAGCAGCTCCAGCGCGCCGGCGAGGTCGGGGTCGTCGGCGTCGTGCAGGCCGGCGGCGACATCGAGTCGAGCCGCTGGTCGGCCTGGGCGGCGGCATCCCATCCCCGCGTGCTGGCGGCCGTCGCGATCCACCCGAACGAAGCGCCCGCGTACGCGGCCGCCGGCCGGCTGGACGAGGCGCTCGCCGTCATCGACGAGCTGGCGGCGCAACCGCGCGTGCGGGCCATCGGCGAGACGGGGCTGGACTTCTTCCGCACCGGCGAAGAGGGTCTGCCCGCCCAGTTCGAGAGCTTCGAGGCGCATATCGGACTCGCGAAGAAGCACGGCATCGCGATGCAGATCCACGACCGCGACGCCCACGACGCCGTGCTCGAGACGTTGGCACGCGTCGGCGCGCCCGAGCGCACCGTCTTCCACTGCTTCTCGGGCGACGACGCCATGGCCCGCATCGCCGCGGAGCGCGGCTACTACCTCTCGTTCGCCGGCAACGTGACTTTCAAGAACGCCCAGAACCTCCGCGATGCGCTCGTGGTGACGCCGCGCGAGCGGATCCTGGTCGAGACGGATGCCCCGTTCCTGACGCCGATCCCGCATCGCGGGCGTCCGAACGCGCCGTATCTCGTGCCGGTGACCGTGCGGTTCATGGCCGCCGAGCTCGACGTCGATCTCGACGAGTTCTGCGCCCAGGTCGCCGCCAACACGCTCGAGGCGTACGGCTCGTTCGAGGACTGA
- the metG gene encoding methionine--tRNA ligase: MTSGPSSFYITTPIYYPSDVPHIGHGYTTVAVDTLARWHRQAGDDTWMLTGTDEHGQKMMRAASANGVTPQEWVDKLVTEAWFPLLQTLDVANDDFIRTTQQRHEERVQQFVQAIYDRGYIYAGEYEALYCVGCEEFKPESEIVDGTGAFEGLKVCAIHSKPLELLQEKNYFFKLSEFQDKLLELYSGVPDFVRPESARNEVVSFVKNGLKDLSISRSAFDWGIPLPWDESHVIYVWVDALLNYATAIGYGTDPEEFARRWPAYHIVGKDILRFHAVIWPAMLMAAGLEVPRGVFAHGWLLVGGEKMSKSKLTGIAPTEITDVFGSDAYRFYFLSAIAFGQDGSFSWEDLSARYQAELANGFGNLASRTTAMVERYFEGVVPPPSDYTAADLHIQKTVADAAAAADAAIERFRIDEAISSVWTIVDALNLYITENEPWALSKDEAQRERLGTVLYTAAEGLRALAVLLSPVMPESTEKLWVALGAAESIGRLQDQRIREAGAWGVLKPGTSVNGLAPLFPRVEQSV, encoded by the coding sequence GTGACTTCCGGCCCCTCGTCCTTCTACATCACGACGCCGATCTACTATCCGAGCGACGTGCCCCACATCGGCCACGGCTACACCACCGTGGCGGTCGACACCCTCGCGCGCTGGCACCGCCAGGCGGGCGACGACACCTGGATGCTGACGGGCACCGACGAGCACGGTCAGAAGATGATGCGCGCCGCGTCGGCGAACGGCGTCACGCCGCAGGAGTGGGTCGACAAGCTCGTCACCGAGGCCTGGTTCCCGCTGCTGCAGACGCTGGATGTCGCCAACGACGACTTCATCCGCACGACGCAGCAGCGCCACGAGGAGCGCGTGCAGCAGTTCGTGCAGGCGATCTACGACCGCGGCTACATCTACGCCGGCGAGTACGAGGCGCTGTACTGCGTGGGCTGCGAGGAGTTCAAGCCCGAGTCCGAGATCGTCGACGGCACCGGCGCGTTCGAGGGCCTCAAGGTCTGCGCGATCCACTCGAAGCCGCTCGAGCTGCTCCAGGAGAAGAACTACTTCTTCAAGCTCAGCGAGTTCCAGGACAAGCTCCTCGAGCTGTACTCGGGCGTGCCCGACTTCGTGCGCCCCGAGTCGGCGCGCAACGAGGTCGTCTCGTTCGTCAAGAACGGGCTGAAGGACCTCTCGATCTCGCGCTCCGCGTTCGACTGGGGCATCCCGCTGCCGTGGGACGAGTCGCACGTCATCTACGTGTGGGTCGACGCGCTGCTCAACTACGCCACGGCGATCGGGTACGGCACCGACCCCGAGGAGTTCGCCCGCCGCTGGCCGGCGTACCACATCGTCGGCAAGGACATCCTGCGGTTCCACGCCGTGATCTGGCCGGCGATGCTCATGGCCGCCGGCCTCGAGGTGCCCCGCGGCGTGTTCGCGCACGGCTGGCTGCTCGTCGGCGGCGAGAAGATGTCGAAGTCGAAGCTGACCGGCATCGCGCCCACCGAGATCACCGATGTCTTCGGCTCGGACGCGTACCGGTTCTACTTCCTGTCGGCGATCGCGTTCGGTCAGGACGGCTCGTTCTCGTGGGAGGACCTCTCGGCCCGCTACCAGGCCGAGCTCGCGAACGGCTTCGGCAACCTCGCCTCGCGTACGACCGCCATGGTCGAGCGCTACTTCGAGGGCGTCGTGCCGCCGCCTTCCGACTACACCGCGGCCGATCTGCACATCCAGAAGACGGTGGCGGATGCCGCGGCCGCCGCCGACGCCGCGATCGAGCGCTTCCGCATCGACGAGGCGATCAGCTCGGTGTGGACGATCGTCGACGCGCTGAATCTGTACATCACCGAGAACGAGCCGTGGGCGCTGTCCAAGGACGAGGCCCAGCGCGAGCGTCTCGGCACCGTGTTGTACACCGCGGCTGAGGGCCTGCGGGCGCTCGCGGTGCTGCTGTCGCCGGTCATGCCCGAATCGACCGAGAAGCTGTGGGTGGCGCTCGGCGCCGCCGAGTCGATCGGGCGCCTTCAGGACCAGCGCATCCGCGAGGCCGGCGCCTGGGGAGTGCTGAAGCCCGGCACGTCGGTGAACGGCCTGGCGCCGCTGTTCCCGCGCGTCGAGCAGTCGGTCTGA
- a CDS encoding LacI family DNA-binding transcriptional regulator, giving the protein MDETTAVRRRPTIRDVAAVAGVSRGTVSRVINGGHWVSPDARAAVEEAIRRTGYTANHAARSLATGRAGSLAFLLTEPQHLLFDDPTFALLLRGAAEALAQRSMTLVLLVAGTPAERANVAHFVSTGHVDGVLLISSHEADPLVDELLAAGVPTVCCGIPLGHETQVPTVSVDEIGSAREMTRYLRSRGHERIAMIAGPHDTPGGKFRLVGFREEMGEHFDPELVEEGDYSQESGAVAMARLLERTTDIDAVFAASDLMAAGAVAALRRAGLRVPDDIAVAGFDDSGLAATHEPPLTTMRQPWERLSSEMVAQLLDVIAGARPGPVTLPTTLVVRESA; this is encoded by the coding sequence GTGGACGAGACGACGGCCGTGCGGCGCAGACCGACGATTCGCGACGTCGCCGCGGTGGCGGGCGTCTCGCGCGGCACCGTCTCGCGCGTCATCAACGGCGGCCACTGGGTCTCGCCCGACGCACGCGCGGCAGTCGAGGAAGCCATCCGCCGCACCGGCTACACCGCCAACCACGCGGCCCGCAGCCTCGCCACGGGACGGGCAGGCTCCCTCGCGTTCCTGCTCACCGAGCCGCAGCATCTGCTGTTCGACGATCCGACCTTCGCGCTCCTCCTGCGGGGAGCCGCCGAGGCGCTCGCGCAGCGGTCGATGACGCTCGTGCTCCTGGTCGCCGGTACTCCGGCCGAGCGCGCGAACGTCGCGCACTTCGTCAGCACCGGCCACGTCGACGGCGTGCTCTTGATCTCATCGCACGAGGCCGACCCGCTCGTGGACGAGCTCCTGGCGGCCGGCGTGCCGACCGTGTGCTGTGGCATCCCGCTCGGTCACGAGACACAGGTGCCCACGGTGTCGGTCGATGAGATCGGCTCTGCGCGCGAGATGACCCGCTACCTGCGCAGCCGCGGGCATGAGCGCATCGCCATGATCGCCGGCCCTCACGACACCCCTGGCGGGAAGTTCCGCCTCGTGGGCTTCCGTGAGGAGATGGGCGAGCACTTCGACCCCGAGCTGGTCGAGGAGGGCGACTACAGCCAGGAGTCCGGTGCCGTCGCCATGGCGCGGCTGCTCGAGCGCACGACCGACATCGACGCCGTCTTCGCCGCCAGCGACCTCATGGCGGCCGGTGCCGTCGCGGCTCTGCGCCGGGCGGGCCTCCGCGTTCCCGACGACATCGCAGTGGCCGGCTTCGACGACTCCGGACTGGCCGCCACGCACGAGCCTCCGCTGACCACGATGCGCCAGCCGTGGGAACGCCTCAGCAGCGAGATGGTGGCGCAGCTCCTCGACGTCATCGCGGGTGCACGCCCGGGGCCTGTCACGCTGCCGACGACCCTCGTGGTGCGCGAGAGCGCCTGA
- a CDS encoding beta-galactosidase, protein MASPDRWPEIRGIAYGGDYTPEQWPREVWREDVALMRVAGVNLVSVGIFTWALLETREGVFDFAWLDELLDLLHENGIAVDLGTPTASPPAWFFAEHPDARVVTRDGVTMGFGARGMASHSSPAYHAAIVRIASALAERYGSHPAVVMWHVHNEYGVPVGEDYSDHSVRAFRVWLREKYVSLEALNTAWGTTFWGQHYGEWDHIGAPAAAPSVVNPAQRLDFARFTDHQLRACFRAERDAIRAHAPQPVTTNFMANQSWTTDLWAWAGEVDIVSDDHYLWAADPEGEIGLAIAADLSRSVGGGKPWILMEHSTSAVNWQPRNVAKRPGELARNSLSHLARGADAILFFQWRASRSGAEKFHSAMIPHAGTSSRVWREVVELGAALGRLDEVRGARVAADVAILWDFESFWAQDLEWRPSVELSHAERIRTFYERLWRDGITVDFALPGHDLSSYKLVIAPAQYLLSADDAAKLTRYVEAGGTLVVSFFSAIVDENDAVHPGGFVAPLREALGVVVEEFLPLREGARHAVRWDGSTSATLVADAWQEDLVLDGADVLATHVDGPGARKAAVTRHAHGTGHGWYISTRLDAAGLRTVMSDVYADAGLSPSGLPDGLELVVRRGDGADYAIAINHRDDDVPLAVSGVELLSAQDVDGELVVPAGGVAVVRTPLPHSGGGGSAKSGNP, encoded by the coding sequence ATGGCATCGCCCGACCGCTGGCCCGAGATCCGGGGAATCGCCTATGGCGGCGACTACACCCCCGAACAATGGCCCCGCGAAGTGTGGCGCGAGGACGTCGCACTCATGCGCGTGGCCGGGGTCAACCTGGTCAGCGTCGGGATCTTCACCTGGGCGCTCCTCGAGACGCGTGAGGGCGTCTTCGATTTCGCGTGGCTCGACGAACTGCTCGACCTGCTGCACGAGAACGGCATCGCGGTCGACCTCGGCACCCCCACCGCCTCTCCCCCGGCCTGGTTCTTCGCCGAGCATCCGGATGCCCGCGTGGTGACGCGCGACGGCGTCACGATGGGCTTCGGCGCCCGCGGCATGGCATCGCACTCTTCTCCCGCGTACCACGCGGCGATCGTGCGCATCGCGTCCGCGCTCGCCGAGCGCTACGGCTCGCACCCCGCCGTCGTCATGTGGCACGTGCACAACGAGTACGGCGTGCCCGTCGGGGAGGACTACTCCGATCACTCGGTGCGCGCCTTCCGCGTGTGGCTGCGCGAGAAGTACGTCTCGCTCGAGGCGCTCAACACCGCGTGGGGAACGACCTTCTGGGGCCAGCACTACGGCGAGTGGGACCACATCGGCGCCCCCGCCGCGGCGCCGTCGGTCGTGAACCCGGCGCAGCGCCTCGATTTCGCCCGCTTCACCGACCACCAGCTCCGCGCCTGCTTCCGCGCCGAGCGCGATGCTATCCGCGCCCACGCCCCGCAGCCCGTCACCACGAACTTCATGGCCAACCAGAGCTGGACGACCGACCTGTGGGCCTGGGCCGGCGAAGTCGACATCGTCTCGGACGACCACTACCTCTGGGCGGCCGATCCGGAGGGCGAGATCGGGCTCGCGATCGCGGCCGACCTGTCGCGCTCCGTCGGCGGCGGGAAGCCCTGGATCCTCATGGAGCACTCCACCTCGGCCGTGAACTGGCAGCCCCGCAACGTCGCCAAGCGTCCCGGTGAGCTGGCCCGCAACTCGCTCAGCCACCTCGCACGCGGGGCGGATGCGATCCTCTTCTTCCAGTGGCGCGCGTCACGCTCGGGCGCCGAGAAGTTCCACTCGGCGATGATCCCCCACGCCGGAACCTCGTCCCGCGTCTGGCGGGAGGTCGTCGAGCTCGGTGCGGCGCTCGGACGCCTCGACGAGGTGCGCGGTGCGCGGGTGGCGGCGGATGTCGCGATCCTGTGGGACTTCGAATCGTTCTGGGCCCAGGACCTCGAGTGGCGGCCGTCGGTCGAGCTGTCCCACGCCGAGCGCATCCGCACGTTCTACGAGCGCCTCTGGCGCGACGGCATCACCGTCGACTTCGCACTGCCGGGCCATGACCTCTCGAGCTACAAGCTCGTGATCGCCCCGGCGCAGTACCTGCTCAGCGCCGACGACGCCGCGAAGCTGACGCGCTACGTCGAAGCCGGCGGCACGCTCGTCGTGTCGTTCTTCTCCGCGATCGTCGACGAGAACGACGCCGTGCATCCGGGCGGTTTCGTCGCGCCGCTGCGGGAGGCCCTCGGCGTCGTCGTCGAGGAGTTCCTGCCCCTTCGCGAAGGCGCGCGCCACGCCGTGCGATGGGACGGCTCCACCTCCGCGACTCTCGTCGCGGACGCGTGGCAGGAGGACCTCGTCCTCGACGGCGCCGACGTCCTCGCCACCCACGTCGACGGTCCGGGCGCCCGCAAGGCGGCGGTCACCCGGCACGCGCACGGCACCGGGCACGGCTGGTACATCAGCACCCGATTGGATGCCGCCGGCCTGCGCACCGTCATGTCGGACGTGTACGCGGATGCCGGCCTCTCCCCCTCGGGGCTTCCGGACGGCCTCGAGCTGGTCGTCCGCCGCGGCGACGGCGCGGACTACGCGATCGCGATCAACCACCGCGATGACGACGTTCCGCTCGCCGTGTCCGGCGTCGAGCTGCTGAGCGCCCAGGACGTCGATGGCGAGCTCGTCGTGCCCGCCGGCGGCGTCGCGGTCGTCCGCACCCCGCTCCCGCACTCCGGGGGAGGTGGTTCCGCCAAGAGCGGCAATCCCTAG
- a CDS encoding extracellular solute-binding protein, whose product MRKHIGTGIAVLATAALLAGCSSAGEDTDSGEQAIDGEGQTLTIWVDENREPAVEAAAATFEEETGATVELVQKNFDDIRNDFIAQVPTGDGPDITVGAHDWLGALVAAGVVNTIDLGDKASEFEQVAIDAMTYEGQLYALPYSLETLALIQNVDLVGEEAPTTWDEMIEVGLASGAERPFVISTNGQTGDGYLMYGFQTSFGAPVFVQDSSGSYTTEVGMGGAAGEAFATWLGANGEAGTGYISTTVDYAINNELFNSGAAPFTVQGPWAIGEYTDVNVAVNPIPSAGGEEAAPFVGVQGFYLSSQSENTLLANEFLVNYLGTEDAQRALYEADPRIPAWSTLAEEVAEDPIIAGFLASSQAGVPMPSIPEMGSVWDYWNAAESQIITGQDPVSTWNTMITELSAAVAG is encoded by the coding sequence ATGCGCAAGCACATCGGCACCGGCATCGCGGTACTCGCGACCGCGGCACTCCTGGCGGGTTGCAGCTCAGCCGGCGAGGACACCGACTCCGGCGAGCAGGCGATCGACGGCGAAGGCCAGACGCTCACCATCTGGGTCGACGAGAACCGCGAGCCCGCGGTCGAGGCCGCGGCGGCGACGTTCGAGGAGGAGACCGGCGCGACCGTCGAGTTGGTCCAGAAGAACTTCGACGACATCCGCAACGACTTCATCGCACAGGTGCCCACCGGCGACGGCCCCGACATCACCGTGGGTGCGCACGACTGGCTGGGCGCGCTGGTCGCGGCCGGCGTCGTCAACACGATCGACCTCGGTGACAAGGCGAGCGAGTTCGAGCAGGTCGCCATCGACGCCATGACGTACGAGGGCCAGCTGTACGCCCTGCCGTACTCGCTCGAGACCCTCGCCCTGATCCAGAACGTGGATCTGGTGGGCGAGGAAGCGCCCACCACGTGGGACGAGATGATCGAGGTGGGCCTCGCCTCCGGCGCCGAGCGTCCGTTCGTGATCAGCACCAACGGCCAGACCGGCGACGGCTACCTGATGTACGGCTTCCAGACGTCGTTCGGCGCCCCGGTGTTCGTGCAGGACTCATCGGGCTCGTACACCACCGAGGTCGGCATGGGCGGCGCGGCCGGCGAGGCGTTCGCGACGTGGCTCGGTGCGAACGGCGAGGCCGGCACCGGCTACATCTCCACGACGGTCGACTACGCGATCAACAACGAGCTGTTCAACAGCGGTGCGGCGCCGTTCACGGTGCAGGGTCCGTGGGCGATCGGCGAGTACACCGACGTGAACGTCGCGGTGAACCCGATCCCCTCCGCCGGTGGCGAGGAGGCGGCACCGTTCGTCGGCGTGCAGGGCTTCTACCTCAGCTCGCAGAGCGAGAACACACTGCTGGCCAACGAGTTCCTCGTAAACTACCTCGGCACCGAAGACGCGCAGCGCGCACTGTACGAGGCAGACCCGCGCATCCCGGCGTGGTCGACCCTGGCCGAGGAGGTCGCGGAGGACCCGATCATCGCGGGCTTCCTCGCCTCGTCGCAGGCCGGCGTGCCGATGCCGTCGATCCCCGAGATGGGATCGGTGTGGGACTACTGGAACGCCGCCGAGTCGCAGATCATCACGGGCCAGGACCCGGTCTCGACCTGGAACACGATGATCACCGAGCTGTCGGCGGCCGTCGCGGGCTGA
- a CDS encoding ABC transporter permease subunit, translating into MSVKEAEGQVSPPSDDRTPRRSGESHARGWRGVGWGFIVKLILVALVNAFGVMVVISAFRVESWFILGAMIVLVAAVDVVYFTRRALPLKYLLPGLIFLLAFQVFIFGYTAYIAFTNYGTGHAGTQEQAVEAALIQGERRVENSPTYPLAVVERGLGELGFAINDDGTVLVGSELEPLSEVGEMGAGAPTDVPGWTIVERSRLLSDQALQQTVIDLRVPVSDDPNDGSIRSRDGSSGAVYESTLVWDEQAQTITDTTDGTVYHATDRGSFVADDGSSLPAGWFVGVGFDNFVKIFTDPRLAEPLLLVAAWTFVFAILSVLVPFALGLLFALVFNDPRVRGRRVLRTLFILPYAFPVFLSALVFRGMFNAEFGVINDLFFFGANINWLGDPWLARFAVLFVNVWLSFPYWFLVCTGALQAIPTDALEAAEIDGAGRFRRFWSIILPLLLVSTAPLAIASFAVGFNNFTVIYLFNNGGPPIPGAPYGLGYTDILISAIYDISGVSGGAADFGLASALAIVVFIVVGVIAAISFRQTRRLEEFQ; encoded by the coding sequence ATGTCGGTGAAGGAAGCGGAAGGTCAGGTCTCGCCCCCGAGCGATGACCGCACCCCGCGACGATCGGGCGAGTCGCACGCGCGCGGATGGCGCGGGGTGGGATGGGGCTTCATCGTCAAGCTCATCCTGGTCGCGCTCGTCAACGCGTTCGGCGTGATGGTCGTGATCTCGGCGTTCCGGGTCGAGTCGTGGTTCATCCTCGGCGCGATGATCGTGCTGGTCGCCGCGGTCGACGTGGTCTACTTCACCAGGCGCGCGCTGCCTCTGAAGTACCTGCTGCCGGGCCTCATCTTCCTGCTCGCCTTCCAGGTCTTCATCTTCGGCTACACGGCGTACATCGCCTTCACCAACTACGGGACGGGTCACGCAGGCACCCAGGAGCAGGCGGTCGAGGCGGCTCTGATCCAGGGTGAGCGCCGTGTCGAGAACAGCCCCACCTATCCGCTCGCCGTCGTGGAGCGCGGACTCGGCGAGCTCGGCTTCGCGATCAACGACGACGGCACGGTGCTCGTCGGGTCGGAGCTCGAGCCGCTGAGCGAGGTGGGCGAGATGGGCGCGGGCGCGCCGACCGACGTCCCCGGCTGGACGATCGTCGAGCGCAGCCGGCTGCTGTCGGACCAAGCGCTGCAGCAGACGGTCATCGATCTGCGCGTCCCGGTCTCAGACGACCCGAACGACGGCTCGATCCGATCGCGCGACGGGTCGAGCGGCGCGGTGTACGAATCGACGCTCGTCTGGGACGAACAGGCCCAGACGATCACCGACACCACCGACGGCACCGTCTATCACGCGACCGACCGCGGCAGCTTCGTCGCCGACGACGGCTCGAGCCTGCCCGCCGGGTGGTTCGTCGGCGTGGGCTTCGACAACTTCGTCAAGATCTTCACCGATCCCCGGCTCGCCGAACCGCTCCTGCTGGTCGCGGCGTGGACCTTCGTCTTCGCGATCCTGTCGGTGCTCGTCCCCTTCGCGCTCGGGCTGCTGTTCGCCCTCGTGTTCAACGACCCGCGTGTGCGCGGCCGCAGGGTGCTGCGGACGCTGTTCATCCTCCCGTACGCGTTCCCGGTGTTCCTCTCGGCGCTCGTCTTCCGCGGCATGTTCAACGCCGAGTTCGGCGTGATCAACGACCTGTTCTTCTTCGGCGCGAACATCAACTGGCTGGGAGACCCGTGGCTCGCCCGGTTCGCCGTGCTGTTCGTGAACGTCTGGCTGAGCTTCCCTTACTGGTTCCTGGTGTGCACGGGCGCCCTGCAGGCGATCCCGACCGACGCCCTCGAGGCCGCCGAGATCGACGGTGCGGGACGGTTCCGCCGCTTCTGGTCGATCATCCTGCCGCTGCTGCTCGTCTCGACCGCTCCGCTGGCGATCGCCTCCTTCGCCGTCGGCTTCAACAACTTCACGGTGATCTACCTCTTCAACAACGGCGGTCCGCCCATCCCGGGCGCGCCCTACGGGCTGGGCTACACCGACATCCTCATCTCGGCCATCTACGACATCTCGGGCGTCTCCGGCGGCGCGGCCGACTTCGGGCTGGCCAGCGCACTGGCGATCGTCGTGTTCATCGTGGTGGGCGTCATCGCCGCCATCTCGTTCCGTCAGACCCGTCGCCTGGAGGAGTTCCAATGA
- a CDS encoding sugar ABC transporter permease → MSSQTATTTVPTKAGACRDRTRARRRRWLVEVGWKYLFAVVIVFYAAFPLVYTLSAALNPRGTLSAASGLFSSLSLDNFAGLADTRYWTWMGNSLIIAIVTSIGSVLMGAAAAYAFSRFRFSGRRASLSGLLIIQMFPQALAFIAIFLMLLALGEVIPALGFNSKIAIICIYFGGVLGANTFLLYGFFNTVPIEIDESAKIDGATHAQIFWRLIFPLVTPILAVVALLSFIATYSEFLISRIVLTSEDQWTLAVGMYGWVSDQLTANWGLFTAGAVLGAIPILVLTLLLQRYIVGGLTSGAVKG, encoded by the coding sequence ATGTCCAGCCAGACCGCGACCACCACCGTGCCGACGAAGGCCGGGGCCTGCCGCGACCGCACCCGGGCACGGCGACGTCGCTGGCTCGTCGAGGTGGGGTGGAAGTACCTCTTCGCCGTCGTCATCGTCTTCTACGCGGCGTTCCCGCTCGTGTACACCCTGTCGGCGGCGCTGAACCCGCGCGGCACTCTGTCCGCGGCATCCGGGCTGTTCAGCAGCCTCAGCCTCGACAACTTCGCCGGCCTCGCCGACACCCGGTACTGGACGTGGATGGGCAACTCGCTCATCATCGCGATCGTCACGTCGATCGGGTCGGTGCTCATGGGTGCCGCGGCGGCGTACGCGTTCTCGCGGTTCCGCTTCTCGGGGCGCCGAGCGAGTCTGTCGGGCCTCCTCATCATCCAGATGTTCCCGCAGGCCCTCGCGTTCATCGCGATCTTCCTGATGCTGCTGGCGCTCGGCGAGGTCATCCCGGCGCTCGGGTTCAATTCGAAGATCGCGATCATCTGCATCTACTTCGGCGGCGTGCTCGGCGCCAACACGTTCCTCCTGTACGGCTTCTTCAACACCGTGCCGATCGAGATCGACGAGTCGGCCAAGATCGACGGCGCGACCCATGCGCAGATCTTCTGGCGTCTGATCTTCCCGCTCGTCACCCCGATCCTCGCCGTCGTCGCGCTGCTGTCGTTCATCGCGACCTACTCCGAGTTCCTGATCTCGCGGATCGTGTTGACGAGCGAGGACCAGTGGACACTCGCCGTCGGGATGTACGGCTGGGTGTCCGATCAGCTCACGGCGAACTGGGGCCTCTTCACCGCCGGCGCAGTGCTGGGTGCGATACCGATCCTCGTACTCACGCTGCTGCTGCAGCGCTACATCGTCGGCGGCCTGACCTCGGGCGCCGTCAAGGGCTGA